The following coding sequences are from one bacterium window:
- a CDS encoding lactonase family protein, which yields MLTVGTYTRRGSEGIYRLDFDSDTGTLTHLGLLVPLRNCSFQVLHPGGEWLYSVCLENESGAVAGVVLADGRLLGTQSTIGPGPCHVAVDPTGRCLVSANYRGGSVVVHPLAADGSVLPASDFIQHEGTGPVTDRQEGPHAHSVNFDPSGRFAIAADLGADRLMVYALGIPGRGVGVAGGDPAARLTLHQAVPVAPGSGPRHFTFHPSGQWAYLITELANTVVVYRWQAGTLTELQTVPTLPADFIGTSYCADIHFHPSGRFLYGTNRGHDSLAIFAVDPATGLLTALGHVPTGGEHPRNFVVTADGQWLLCANQDTDNIVVFRIEDEGARLERVSEFTGIAAPVCLLFV from the coding sequence ATGCTCACCGTGGGAACATACACACGCCGGGGTAGCGAGGGCATCTACCGCCTGGACTTCGACAGCGACACCGGGACACTCACCCACCTGGGGCTGCTCGTGCCGCTGCGCAACTGCTCCTTCCAGGTCCTGCATCCGGGCGGGGAGTGGCTGTATTCGGTGTGCCTGGAGAACGAGTCCGGAGCGGTGGCCGGGGTGGTGCTGGCCGATGGGCGCCTGCTCGGCACGCAGAGCACCATCGGGCCGGGGCCGTGCCATGTGGCGGTGGACCCGACCGGACGCTGCCTGGTCAGCGCCAACTATCGCGGCGGCAGCGTCGTGGTCCATCCCCTCGCGGCCGATGGCTCCGTGCTGCCGGCCAGCGACTTCATCCAGCACGAGGGCACGGGTCCCGTCACTGACCGCCAGGAGGGCCCCCACGCCCATTCAGTCAACTTCGACCCCTCCGGCCGCTTCGCCATCGCGGCTGACCTGGGCGCCGACCGCCTGATGGTCTACGCCCTCGGTATCCCCGGGCGGGGTGTCGGCGTAGCCGGCGGGGACCCCGCCGCGAGGCTCACCCTCCACCAGGCCGTCCCCGTCGCCCCCGGCTCCGGCCCCCGCCACTTCACCTTCCATCCCTCGGGCCAGTGGGCGTATCTCATCACCGAACTGGCGAACACAGTGGTGGTGTACCGCTGGCAGGCGGGGACGCTGACGGAGCTGCAGACCGTCCCGACGCTGCCCGCCGACTTCATCGGCACGAGCTACTGCGCCGACATCCACTTCCACCCCTCGGGGCGCTTCCTGTACGGCACCAACCGCGGGCATGACAGCCTGGCGATCTTCGCCGTGGACCCGGCCACAGGGCTGCTGACCGCGCTCGGTCACGTGCCGACGGGCGGCGAGCACCCGCGCAACTTCGTCGTCACCGCCGACGGGCAGTGGTTGCTGTGCGCGAACCAGGACACTGACAACATTGTCGTCTTCCGGATCGAGGACGAGGGCGCCCGGCTGGAGCGGGTGTCGGAGTTCACCGGCATCGCCGCCCCGGTGTGCCTGCTGTTCGTGTGA